CGGCGCGTTCGCCGAAGACGCGGGCCACGCGGCGCGACCAGCGCTCGAGTTTTTTCAGATCAGGCGTTTCGGGATAGCGCGCGTAGAGAGCGCTCACCAGCGCGCCGCGCATGCCCACGGGGATGAGCTTTGCCAGCAGCCCGGGATAGCGGATCGCCCCGCGAGCGAGCGTGAGCAGCTCGCCGGCATCGGGAGTGGCGGTGCGCTGGGTCAGCGCGGCCTCGCCGGTGCTGGGGGTGATGAAACCGCCGTCGATCATGGCGTCCACCGTGGCGTGGTCGAAGTCCTGGCTGGCGCGGCGGAAGACGTCCGAGACGGCGAGCGTCGCGCCGATCTCGCGCTGGGCCGCGCACTGGTAGGCCCACGTGGCCTCCAGCGATCCGGGATCGGCGGCGGCGCCCAGGGTCTCGGCCATGATCTTTCCGGCAATGAGCCCCACGCCGATGCCGCTGCCATGGGCTGGAAACACCTGGCAGGCGCTGTTGCCGATGAGCGCAATGCCCGGCGCGGCGATCCGGTCGTAGGGGCGGCGGATGGGGATGAGCCCCGCGCCGCCGAATTCGACCTTGCCCGCCCAGGGGTTTTCCTTGCGCCAGCGCGAGATCATTTCCGGCCCGGTGGCGTGGGTGCCGTCGGCGATGGTTCCCATGAGCAGCGAGACGTGATGGAGCTCGCGGTCGACGAAGACGTTGTGGGTGGAGAATCCGCCGTCCACGCCAAGGCGCGTGAGCGTCTCGCCGCGCGGCAGGTGCTCGCGCTCGAGAAATGCGAGCGCGCCTTCCTTGTCGGCGATGGTGAGGACGTATTGCGCTGCCGTGCAAGTGTGCTCTTTGGGAACGCTCGGGCAGTGGCGTGCAAGATCGGGGACCTGTCCCCGAAGCACGCCGCCAAAGCCCGTGGCGTCAACGAAGAGCGCGGCCTGCAGTCGCAGGCTCTCTTCGCCGTCCTTGCCCTTCGTCTTGATGGACAGCGCGCAAGGGCGCCCGCCCTGCAGTTCGAGTGCGCCGATCTCGGCTTTTTCAAAACCGGTGGCGCCGGCCGCCAGCGCGAGCTTTTGCAGGCGCCGGGCGAGCTTTCGCATGTCGATTTCCCAGAGCTTGGCGTTGTCGATGCGGATGCGCGCGTGGGTCCCCGGGCTCTCCATGATGGCCGGGGCGCCCTCGTGGATGGTTTCGGGTGCTTTGGGCAGATCGATGCCCGCGCGCTCGAACTGCCAGGGGGCGACCGCGTTGATCCAGCGGGCGCCGGCTTTGGAGAAGGGAAGGCGGTCGACGAGCGCGACGCGCTTTCCGGCGCGGGCGAGTTGATAGGCGGCCCCGGCGCCGGCAGTGCCGGCGCCGCAGACCACGATGTCGAATTCGAGGGTGTTCTTGCTCATGGGCGCAAACGGTATCGGCCCGGCACGCGCGCGGCAACAGGGGAGGGACAAATTCCACCCTTGCATGGTCCGCAGCGCCAAGGTACCTCCATGGGAAGCTGGAGGACGCCCGACTTGCCACAGGTTCCGCTCGACGTGCACGTGCTGGTCTTTGCCGGACTGCTGCTGGTGCTCAGCCAGGCCGGCGGGCGCATGGCGAATTTTCTCGGCGCGCCGCGGCTGACCGGCTATCTGATCGTGGGCGTGCTCTGCGGCCCGAGCCTGCTCAATCTCTTCCCCGCGGCGCTGGTGCATGATCGGCTGGGTGTGATCACGGAGATCGCGCTGGGGATGATTGCGTTCAGCATCGGTGGCTCACTCGAAATCACAAAGCTCAAAAAACTCAAGAAGGCGATCCTCTGGGTGACGTTTCTCGAAG
This is a stretch of genomic DNA from Chrysiogenia bacterium. It encodes these proteins:
- a CDS encoding FAD-dependent oxidoreductase, with translation MSKNTLEFDIVVCGAGTAGAGAAYQLARAGKRVALVDRLPFSKAGARWINAVAPWQFERAGIDLPKAPETIHEGAPAIMESPGTHARIRIDNAKLWEIDMRKLARRLQKLALAAGATGFEKAEIGALELQGGRPCALSIKTKGKDGEESLRLQAALFVDATGFGGVLRGQVPDLARHCPSVPKEHTCTAAQYVLTIADKEGALAFLEREHLPRGETLTRLGVDGGFSTHNVFVDRELHHVSLLMGTIADGTHATGPEMISRWRKENPWAGKVEFGGAGLIPIRRPYDRIAAPGIALIGNSACQVFPAHGSGIGVGLIAGKIMAETLGAAADPGSLEATWAYQCAAQREIGATLAVSDVFRRASQDFDHATVDAMIDGGFITPSTGEAALTQRTATPDAGELLTLARGAIRYPGLLAKLIPVGMRGALVSALYARYPETPDLKKLERWSRRVARVFGERADLA